A single window of Culicoides brevitarsis isolate CSIRO-B50_1 chromosome 3, AGI_CSIRO_Cbre_v1, whole genome shotgun sequence DNA harbors:
- the LOC134833572 gene encoding protein phosphatase Slingshot isoform X1, whose product MRRCPVRKFKRTISNTTANISDTQTRTKKIIMQFKSNSIDIMSQQEKRLSQIILNDKPNNAVIKSRRRGVSESGGPEEEDRNKSGIRSLSECYFAGKGTVLMLGSNERLVRPNSSASSSKLTESSQKRSNSNMSQSSDSITNVTPTRSASSASQRTEDMADDSNGMEETNNTSTNSGNDIQKHLQSMFYLLRPEETLKMAVKLESIRAGRTRYLVVVSRPVKRKKHTTSTSHHINSQQNTLHKQPSPANNQNEETCSCRKHGNETNCDSTNNNKNFKPPFTLPLETTTDQKSSLSSNIADDNVTCLNCQKSNILADELKTKVDTEEEVEESCLLGIDCNEVTTVGLVLRVLADTTIRLDGDGGFSVSVCNRTHIFKPVSVQAMWSALQTLHKVSGKARTQNLFAGGSSHQWAQYYEENIGSDRSCLNEWHTMDSIESRRPASPDSIRSKPTEREETKRIIRAQLKEIIMSVDLDEVTSKYIRSRLESQLNMDFSEYKSFIDEEMLVILGQMDAPTEIFDHVYLGSEWNASNLDELQKNGVGHILNVTREIDNFFPGCFDYFNVRVYDDDKTNLLRHWDDTYKYISHAKETHSKVLVHCKMGISRSASVVIAYAMKAYNWDFETALHHVKDKRSCIKPNRNFITQLETYQGMLDAMKNKEKLQRSKSDTNLKSTKDARLLPGSEPTPLIQALTGDKGKRGGTTISQTDGRDRKQRKSSEKKVKKRPRSCSPENRKSTCTRMHKPHSISLEHLADPTRSITCSSVHCNWNKTVLMPCDNGQNYSVSQNQIVYLEQQREESPASIVPSVKLIVSELESNDRKAKEIKRSASVRSNASESQSAVKENLDPSDESVVSQKPPSPMWSASSHVIQSKSTVDDREQVLIKSPSASVVTLRNPNDLFSAQVDRVFDREERKQQRLSHIPPNVLAELSGVDVSRNNSWSSVDSAVVMGETPRDIPSRHSSWGSGDNSRNTPSRNSSWGSYDMRNAIVGSNIDSGNVSRQHSSITTEKTSEKEDVPWTISGTVKRTKQKIEEQTTASLVKRICNDEALSSNSVSNKSKKNNNNNARNRCLSEEVLSNTKLDSNVYRIRGLSASAPETVSVGFPSISPAFRQKTFGSVDETDELIQQQQSKTENKKGSRHAGMVKNLKMNFEAKVRAPNAQMTQSADNNTSTDISTCCNKKGRSLPSSPVHTDANQNKSTLCESKQEAEENNLEDINVRNLVDRYEETKMRSTLYRNSFPSSKRNSSIDQQQTRHITRQRPMSVLENTRLNINNTSINSAANITTTKPLMINHATIFLKDEPRRPPMPKSGSTTGKSLSVLNKSNNNNGNSGNSAAGGCKKFLQHGRTHPLAKLEKQKLNTTTPFNTM is encoded by the exons ATGCGACGATGTCCtgtacgaaaatttaaaagaactaTTTCGAATACAACTGCAAATATTAGTGACACCCAAACACGGACTAAAAAGATAATTATGCAATTTAAGAGTAATAGCATTGATATTATGTCACAGCAAGAAAAACGATTGTCACAAATAATATTGAATGATAAGCCAAATAATGCTGTAATAAAAAGTCGTAGACGAGGTGTCTCC GAATCTGGAGGACCTGAAGAAGAAGATCGAAATAAATCAGGTATACGAAG TTTAAGTGAATGTTACTTTGCGGGAAAAGGCACAGTTTTGATGCTCGGTTCTAATGAACGCCTTGTTAGACCAAACAGCTCTGCATCATCTTCAAAATTAACAGAATCCTCACAGAAGAGAAGTAACAGCAATATGTCACAGTCAAGTGACTCAATTACAAATGTTACTCCAACTCGATCCGCATCTTCCGCAAGTCAAAGAACAGAAGACATGGCAGATGATAGTAATGGGATGGAAGAAACAAACAATACGAGCACAAACAGTGGAAATGACATACAAAAACATTTACAATCGATGTTTTATCTATTACGCCCTGAGGAAACGCTAAAAATG gCCGTGAAATTAGAATCTATTCGCGCAGGTCGCACACGATATTTAGTTGTTGTTTCTCGTCCCGTAAAACGTAAAAAGCACACAACATCAACTTCACATCACATTAACAGTCAACAAAATACGCTTCATAAGCAACCATCTCCTGCAAATAATCAAAATGAAGAAACGTGTTCATGCAGGAAACATGGAAATGAAACTAATTGTGATAGtactaacaacaacaaaaacttcaaacCACCTTTCACACTGCCACTCGAAACTACAACTGATCAAAAGTCTTCGTTATCGTCAAATATTGCAGATGATAATGTAACGTgtttaaattgtcaaaaaagcaATATTTTGGCGGATGAATTGAAGACAAAGGTAGATACCGAAGAAGAAGTTGAAGAATCTTGCTTATTAGGAATCGATTGTAATGAGGTTACGACAGTTGGTTTAGTTTTGAGAGTACTTGCAGACACAACAATTAGATTAGATGGAGATGG CGGGTTCAGTGTTAGCGTTTGCAATAGAACTCACATCTTTAAACCAGTATCTGTTCAAGCAATGTG gTCCGCATTACAGACACTTCACAAAGTTTCTGGCAAAGCTCgcactcaaaatttatttgctggAGGATCTTCGCATCAATGGGCACAGtattatgaagaaaatataGGATCTGATCGTTCATGTTTGAACGAATGGCATACAATGGATTCGATTGAGAGTCGCAGACCTGCATCCCCAGATTCAATAAgatcaaa ACCAACAGAACGTGAAGAAACAAAGAGAATTATTCGCGCACAACTGAAAGAAATAATCATGAGCGTTGATTTGGATGAAGTAACTTCCAAATATATAAGAAGTCGCCTCGAAAGTCAACTCAATATGGATTTTAGTGAATACAAGTCTTTTATCGATGAGGAAATGTTAGTTATATTAGGACAAATGGATGCACCCACTGAAATATTTGATCATGTATATTTAGGATCTGAATGGAATGCAAGTAACTTGGATGAATTACAGAAAAATGG TGTTGGTCATATTCTTAACGTTACACGTGAGATAGATAATTTCTTTCCCGGATGCTTCGATTACTTTAATGTTCGTGtctatgatgatgataaaacaaatttgttgCGACATTGGGACGATACGTATAAATATATCTCACATGCCAAAGAAACACACTCCAAAGTGTTGGTTCACTGTAAAATGGGAATTAGTCGTTCAGCATCCGTTGTTATTGCGTATGCCATGAAGGCATATAATTGGGACTTTGAGACTGCATTGCATCATGTTAAGGATAAACGAAGTTGTATCAAACCGAATCGAAATTTCATAACACAACTTGAGACATATCAAGGAATGTTGGATGCAATGAAGAATAAGGAAAAGTTACAACGTAGCAAAAGTGATACAAATTTAAAGAGCACTAAAGATGCGAGACTTTTGCCGGGTAGCGAACCAACTCCGTTAATTCAAGCACTTACGGGAGATAAAGGAAAACGAGGAGGAACAACAATCAGTCAAACGGATGGAAGAGATCGAAAACAACGTAAATCATcagagaaaaaagtaaaaaaacgaCCACGAAGTTGTAGTCCGGAAAATAGAAAATCGACATGTACTCGAATGCACAAACCACATTCGATCTCATTAGAGCATTTGGCTGATCCAACTCGAAGCATTACGTGTAGTAGTGTGCATTGTAATTGGAATAAAACTGTGTTAATGCCGTGTGACAACGGACAAAATTATAGTGTAAGTCAAAACCAGATTGTTTATTTGGAGCAACAACGTGAAGAGAGTCCTGCATCAATTGTGCCATCTGTTAAATTGATTGTCAGCGAATTGGAGTCCAATGATCGAAAGGCAAAGGAAATCAAACGCAGTGCAAGTGTTCGAAGTAATGCAAGTGAATCGCAAAGTGCAGTAAAAGAAAATCTGGATCCGAGTGATGAAAGTGTTGTAAGTCAAAAACCTCCAAGTCCTATGTGGTCTGCATCATCACACGTTATTCAATCAAAATCGACTGTTGATGATAGGGAGCAA GTCCTAATTAAATCCCCATCAGCTTCAGTTGTTACATTACGAAATCCAAATGATCTATTTTCCGCACAAGTTGATCGTGTCTTTGATCGTGAAGAGCGAAAACAACAACGTTTATCTCATATTCCTCCAAATGTTTTGGCAGAGTTGTCGGGTGTTGATGTATCTCGCAACAATTCATGGAGTAGCGTTGATTCTGCTGTCGTTATGGGCGAAACGCCTCGAGATATTCCAAGCCGTCACTCTTCATGGGGCTCGGGCGATAATAGTAGAAACACACCTTCACGAAACAGTTCTTGGGGATCATATGATATGCGAAATGCTATTGTCGGAAGTAATATAGATTCCGGAAATGTCAGTAGACAACATTCTTCCATAACAACTGAAAAGACGTCGGAAAAAGAAGATGTGCCATGGACTATATCGGGAACTGTAAaacgaacaaaacaaaagatcGAAGAACAAACGACAGCATCTCTCGTAAAACGAATTTGTAATGATGAGGCGTTATCTAGTAATTCTGTATCGaacaaatcaaagaaaaataataacaataatgctCGTAATCGTTGTTTAAGTGAAGAGGTTTTGTCAAATACGAAGTTAGATTCCAATGTCTATAGGATTCGAGGACTTTCAGCATCTGCACCTGAAACAGTTTCCGTTGGATTTCCATCAATATCGCCAGCATTTAGACAGAAAACGTTTGGTTCTGTCGATGAAACAGACGAATTGATTCAACAACAGCAATCTAAGACTGAAAATAAGAAGGGAAGTCGCCACGCTGGCAtggtaaaaaatctaaagatgAACTTCGAAGCGAAAGTCAGAGCTCCCAATGCACAAATGACACAATCAGCAGATAATAATACTTCCACAGATATTTCTACTTGCTGTAATAAAAAAGGACGTTCTTTGCCATCATCTCCTGTTCACACAGAtgcaaatcaaaataaaagtacTCTATGTGAATCTAAACAGGAAgctgaagaaaataatttggaaGATATAAACGTTCGCAATCTTGTCGATCGTTATGAGGAAACAAAGATGCGATCTACTTTGTATCGTAATTCATTTCCGTCATCTAAACGCAATTCCAGTATTGATCAACAACAAACACGTCATATAACACGACAACGCCCAATGTCTGTCCTCGAAAACACAAGACTGAATATTAACAACACATCTATAAATTCTGCAGCAAATATTACAACTACAAAGCCATTAATGATTAATCatgcgacaatttttttaaaggatgaACCACGAAGACCTCCGATGCCAAAATCTGGCTCGACAACGGGCAAATCATTATCTGTTCTGAATAAATCGAACAACAATAATGGAAATTCGGGAAACTCCGCAGCAGGAGGttgcaaaaagtttttacaaCATGGAAGAACACATCCACTCGCAAAGCTTGAAAAGCAAAAACTTAACACAACAACCCCGTTCAATACGATGTAG
- the LOC134833572 gene encoding protein phosphatase Slingshot isoform X2 — MALVTVQRTPNGVSSPQSSASESGGPEEEDRNKSGIRSLSECYFAGKGTVLMLGSNERLVRPNSSASSSKLTESSQKRSNSNMSQSSDSITNVTPTRSASSASQRTEDMADDSNGMEETNNTSTNSGNDIQKHLQSMFYLLRPEETLKMAVKLESIRAGRTRYLVVVSRPVKRKKHTTSTSHHINSQQNTLHKQPSPANNQNEETCSCRKHGNETNCDSTNNNKNFKPPFTLPLETTTDQKSSLSSNIADDNVTCLNCQKSNILADELKTKVDTEEEVEESCLLGIDCNEVTTVGLVLRVLADTTIRLDGDGGFSVSVCNRTHIFKPVSVQAMWSALQTLHKVSGKARTQNLFAGGSSHQWAQYYEENIGSDRSCLNEWHTMDSIESRRPASPDSIRSKPTEREETKRIIRAQLKEIIMSVDLDEVTSKYIRSRLESQLNMDFSEYKSFIDEEMLVILGQMDAPTEIFDHVYLGSEWNASNLDELQKNGVGHILNVTREIDNFFPGCFDYFNVRVYDDDKTNLLRHWDDTYKYISHAKETHSKVLVHCKMGISRSASVVIAYAMKAYNWDFETALHHVKDKRSCIKPNRNFITQLETYQGMLDAMKNKEKLQRSKSDTNLKSTKDARLLPGSEPTPLIQALTGDKGKRGGTTISQTDGRDRKQRKSSEKKVKKRPRSCSPENRKSTCTRMHKPHSISLEHLADPTRSITCSSVHCNWNKTVLMPCDNGQNYSVSQNQIVYLEQQREESPASIVPSVKLIVSELESNDRKAKEIKRSASVRSNASESQSAVKENLDPSDESVVSQKPPSPMWSASSHVIQSKSTVDDREQVLIKSPSASVVTLRNPNDLFSAQVDRVFDREERKQQRLSHIPPNVLAELSGVDVSRNNSWSSVDSAVVMGETPRDIPSRHSSWGSGDNSRNTPSRNSSWGSYDMRNAIVGSNIDSGNVSRQHSSITTEKTSEKEDVPWTISGTVKRTKQKIEEQTTASLVKRICNDEALSSNSVSNKSKKNNNNNARNRCLSEEVLSNTKLDSNVYRIRGLSASAPETVSVGFPSISPAFRQKTFGSVDETDELIQQQQSKTENKKGSRHAGMVKNLKMNFEAKVRAPNAQMTQSADNNTSTDISTCCNKKGRSLPSSPVHTDANQNKSTLCESKQEAEENNLEDINVRNLVDRYEETKMRSTLYRNSFPSSKRNSSIDQQQTRHITRQRPMSVLENTRLNINNTSINSAANITTTKPLMINHATIFLKDEPRRPPMPKSGSTTGKSLSVLNKSNNNNGNSGNSAAGGCKKFLQHGRTHPLAKLEKQKLNTTTPFNTM; from the exons GAATCTGGAGGACCTGAAGAAGAAGATCGAAATAAATCAGGTATACGAAG TTTAAGTGAATGTTACTTTGCGGGAAAAGGCACAGTTTTGATGCTCGGTTCTAATGAACGCCTTGTTAGACCAAACAGCTCTGCATCATCTTCAAAATTAACAGAATCCTCACAGAAGAGAAGTAACAGCAATATGTCACAGTCAAGTGACTCAATTACAAATGTTACTCCAACTCGATCCGCATCTTCCGCAAGTCAAAGAACAGAAGACATGGCAGATGATAGTAATGGGATGGAAGAAACAAACAATACGAGCACAAACAGTGGAAATGACATACAAAAACATTTACAATCGATGTTTTATCTATTACGCCCTGAGGAAACGCTAAAAATG gCCGTGAAATTAGAATCTATTCGCGCAGGTCGCACACGATATTTAGTTGTTGTTTCTCGTCCCGTAAAACGTAAAAAGCACACAACATCAACTTCACATCACATTAACAGTCAACAAAATACGCTTCATAAGCAACCATCTCCTGCAAATAATCAAAATGAAGAAACGTGTTCATGCAGGAAACATGGAAATGAAACTAATTGTGATAGtactaacaacaacaaaaacttcaaacCACCTTTCACACTGCCACTCGAAACTACAACTGATCAAAAGTCTTCGTTATCGTCAAATATTGCAGATGATAATGTAACGTgtttaaattgtcaaaaaagcaATATTTTGGCGGATGAATTGAAGACAAAGGTAGATACCGAAGAAGAAGTTGAAGAATCTTGCTTATTAGGAATCGATTGTAATGAGGTTACGACAGTTGGTTTAGTTTTGAGAGTACTTGCAGACACAACAATTAGATTAGATGGAGATGG CGGGTTCAGTGTTAGCGTTTGCAATAGAACTCACATCTTTAAACCAGTATCTGTTCAAGCAATGTG gTCCGCATTACAGACACTTCACAAAGTTTCTGGCAAAGCTCgcactcaaaatttatttgctggAGGATCTTCGCATCAATGGGCACAGtattatgaagaaaatataGGATCTGATCGTTCATGTTTGAACGAATGGCATACAATGGATTCGATTGAGAGTCGCAGACCTGCATCCCCAGATTCAATAAgatcaaa ACCAACAGAACGTGAAGAAACAAAGAGAATTATTCGCGCACAACTGAAAGAAATAATCATGAGCGTTGATTTGGATGAAGTAACTTCCAAATATATAAGAAGTCGCCTCGAAAGTCAACTCAATATGGATTTTAGTGAATACAAGTCTTTTATCGATGAGGAAATGTTAGTTATATTAGGACAAATGGATGCACCCACTGAAATATTTGATCATGTATATTTAGGATCTGAATGGAATGCAAGTAACTTGGATGAATTACAGAAAAATGG TGTTGGTCATATTCTTAACGTTACACGTGAGATAGATAATTTCTTTCCCGGATGCTTCGATTACTTTAATGTTCGTGtctatgatgatgataaaacaaatttgttgCGACATTGGGACGATACGTATAAATATATCTCACATGCCAAAGAAACACACTCCAAAGTGTTGGTTCACTGTAAAATGGGAATTAGTCGTTCAGCATCCGTTGTTATTGCGTATGCCATGAAGGCATATAATTGGGACTTTGAGACTGCATTGCATCATGTTAAGGATAAACGAAGTTGTATCAAACCGAATCGAAATTTCATAACACAACTTGAGACATATCAAGGAATGTTGGATGCAATGAAGAATAAGGAAAAGTTACAACGTAGCAAAAGTGATACAAATTTAAAGAGCACTAAAGATGCGAGACTTTTGCCGGGTAGCGAACCAACTCCGTTAATTCAAGCACTTACGGGAGATAAAGGAAAACGAGGAGGAACAACAATCAGTCAAACGGATGGAAGAGATCGAAAACAACGTAAATCATcagagaaaaaagtaaaaaaacgaCCACGAAGTTGTAGTCCGGAAAATAGAAAATCGACATGTACTCGAATGCACAAACCACATTCGATCTCATTAGAGCATTTGGCTGATCCAACTCGAAGCATTACGTGTAGTAGTGTGCATTGTAATTGGAATAAAACTGTGTTAATGCCGTGTGACAACGGACAAAATTATAGTGTAAGTCAAAACCAGATTGTTTATTTGGAGCAACAACGTGAAGAGAGTCCTGCATCAATTGTGCCATCTGTTAAATTGATTGTCAGCGAATTGGAGTCCAATGATCGAAAGGCAAAGGAAATCAAACGCAGTGCAAGTGTTCGAAGTAATGCAAGTGAATCGCAAAGTGCAGTAAAAGAAAATCTGGATCCGAGTGATGAAAGTGTTGTAAGTCAAAAACCTCCAAGTCCTATGTGGTCTGCATCATCACACGTTATTCAATCAAAATCGACTGTTGATGATAGGGAGCAA GTCCTAATTAAATCCCCATCAGCTTCAGTTGTTACATTACGAAATCCAAATGATCTATTTTCCGCACAAGTTGATCGTGTCTTTGATCGTGAAGAGCGAAAACAACAACGTTTATCTCATATTCCTCCAAATGTTTTGGCAGAGTTGTCGGGTGTTGATGTATCTCGCAACAATTCATGGAGTAGCGTTGATTCTGCTGTCGTTATGGGCGAAACGCCTCGAGATATTCCAAGCCGTCACTCTTCATGGGGCTCGGGCGATAATAGTAGAAACACACCTTCACGAAACAGTTCTTGGGGATCATATGATATGCGAAATGCTATTGTCGGAAGTAATATAGATTCCGGAAATGTCAGTAGACAACATTCTTCCATAACAACTGAAAAGACGTCGGAAAAAGAAGATGTGCCATGGACTATATCGGGAACTGTAAaacgaacaaaacaaaagatcGAAGAACAAACGACAGCATCTCTCGTAAAACGAATTTGTAATGATGAGGCGTTATCTAGTAATTCTGTATCGaacaaatcaaagaaaaataataacaataatgctCGTAATCGTTGTTTAAGTGAAGAGGTTTTGTCAAATACGAAGTTAGATTCCAATGTCTATAGGATTCGAGGACTTTCAGCATCTGCACCTGAAACAGTTTCCGTTGGATTTCCATCAATATCGCCAGCATTTAGACAGAAAACGTTTGGTTCTGTCGATGAAACAGACGAATTGATTCAACAACAGCAATCTAAGACTGAAAATAAGAAGGGAAGTCGCCACGCTGGCAtggtaaaaaatctaaagatgAACTTCGAAGCGAAAGTCAGAGCTCCCAATGCACAAATGACACAATCAGCAGATAATAATACTTCCACAGATATTTCTACTTGCTGTAATAAAAAAGGACGTTCTTTGCCATCATCTCCTGTTCACACAGAtgcaaatcaaaataaaagtacTCTATGTGAATCTAAACAGGAAgctgaagaaaataatttggaaGATATAAACGTTCGCAATCTTGTCGATCGTTATGAGGAAACAAAGATGCGATCTACTTTGTATCGTAATTCATTTCCGTCATCTAAACGCAATTCCAGTATTGATCAACAACAAACACGTCATATAACACGACAACGCCCAATGTCTGTCCTCGAAAACACAAGACTGAATATTAACAACACATCTATAAATTCTGCAGCAAATATTACAACTACAAAGCCATTAATGATTAATCatgcgacaatttttttaaaggatgaACCACGAAGACCTCCGATGCCAAAATCTGGCTCGACAACGGGCAAATCATTATCTGTTCTGAATAAATCGAACAACAATAATGGAAATTCGGGAAACTCCGCAGCAGGAGGttgcaaaaagtttttacaaCATGGAAGAACACATCCACTCGCAAAGCTTGAAAAGCAAAAACTTAACACAACAACCCCGTTCAATACGATGTAG